A genomic region of Plasmodium malariae genome assembly, chromosome: 14 contains the following coding sequences:
- the PmUG01_14021700 gene encoding conserved Plasmodium protein, unknown function: protein MKDLYFADINSTLFLRHYNNKLLLISGNRIKLYTYEEIKNIIRAQNIAIYIVKDIEKNEKIVYISNNVIIKRHLRSNKEKSITDDVHSFNNDVSKVNYDKNGNNGHNNEKISDGMNSNMNNNVINNLSIKDDSSNNAETNYVCIAFEQGNVWLCAEDGANKMFVYEKLIYRKICDIIKIEIFTTNNVINSLILYKDYTLIFYNEKLQNSVKIPIQEYVYNFCLSNNNQNIALFNHKNLYIYDIMKKNFSVEDNEEIETNENLQVSNNDKNCIEVKDIFDFSKNYKNLLSCDWHPQNLCIALCGKNIVRYLVLYNYKVYEYSGTEMHKSYITATKFITISDNVILLTSLSCGDNLFCVWEFELEYCLYKFKSDHIISHFDLSYFDDYLHMSFLAEEKHLANEKLDSKKIIKKIEWDDSEDDTYTERSICDPVYPDQTDKIHTGTNKMQGIDNGTDSFKDNYNGDKNKKDNNSNSNSSNNNNNAHSSSTYENEKDRISSEYFSGSNGKRNSESCSGECNLNYLNKKKRKKKIFVDDEENQDNFINLSHKKMAKDRDLGRENKREDKHDQYYERKKIDKMNFIDNYAEEDPDDVYNSYESDKYRIHSKKHLTNKKNREDNEYNKKEYNIQNFINKNKDVIMNNRESGYFEDNSYLFDNDDDQKSVTAFNSYIKEKFEQLEKLKKQVDMLQKQVKSFTKINLDDFIVLCPGLCEEPENINDQWCMFWNDIGHITKKKEGNKTYIYIFLFRGEDVGKKKITDIYNVTSASLSAYGFALASNPYEKTISKSNSILCFHNLKDNVIWNKYLPSEELIKGVANGNNFVAIVTSNNFLRIYSAYGYIINTFLLKGIPVALCAYDYLLFVITCPYIFENVYSYNINNTYNCTLYKVYENFTDLKPSKYNTYHITILYDDVLSLPSCHYLNWVNISNFGIPYVRDTSNFIYGLYPVFKKNNNIVYDWVPIFDLNNLNTYNQMDKSKYQHAEQQNGNTLNKNEQVANKKIHNDLYDEDEKIENNKDDAKKNRDSHPDDEMGTNSQCVYYPLYFDNFEQISVIRLKKNEIEPRSNKIESCLGYNVEKKYIVMSECNVMKYEKLVKLLQANPNLSLDNDSNKNESATLLPWEQYDEMRSRVDLYCKQLFVNISYDYMNDGKNKSAVDTLKSLNKLYDKWIMRMFAILKNDKKNQKLAVKVSRLFKNIKNMMLSLSLVDDEYSTLHSEITNEYLKRQIKDENYKNYKQNHTYEEDYKDDEQKRKEMYDKYYKNNQNISEDEKKIFSDTKQTGYLYKNSTKDQVENDKEKKENHFLDKFFTGVTKNQSVDNLFSQEKKISQIKKKSTLENFFSELKEE from the coding sequence ATGAAAGATTTATACTTTGCGGACATTAACAGTACTCTTTTCTTAAGACATTACAACAATAAGTTGCTACTAATTAGTGGTAATAGAATTAAGTTATATACGTACGAGGaaattaagaatataattcGTGCTCAGAATAttgctatatatattgttaagGATATagaaaagaatgaaaaaatcGTGTACATTTcgaataatgtaataataaaaaggcaTCTTAGAAGTAACAAAGAAAAGAGTATAACGGATGATGTTCATTCTTTCAATAATGATGTAAGCAAAGttaattatgataaaaatggtaataacggacataataatgaaaaaattagtgACGGAATGAATAGTAATATGAACAACAATGTCATTAACAACCTCAGCATCAAAGATGACTCTTCAAACAATGCTGAAACAAACTATGTTTGTATTGCCTTTGAACAGGGAAATGTATGGCTTTGCGCAGAGGACGGAGCAAATAAGATGTTTGTTTATGAAAagttaatatatagaaaaatatgcgatataattaaaatagaGATTTTTACCACCAATAATGTTATTAACTCTTTAATATTGTACAAAGATTACaccttaattttttataacgaAAAATTGCAAAACTCTGTTAAAATACCTATACaagaatatgtatataatttttgtttaagtaataataatcaaAATATAGCTCTTTttaatcataaaaatttatacatttatgatattatgaaaaaaaacttttCTGTAGAGGATAACGAAGAAATAGAAACGAATGAAAATTTACAAGTTTCGAACAATGATAAGAATTGTATAGAAGTTAAAgatatttttgatttttccaaaaattataagaatttGCTAAGCTGTGACTGGCATCCCCAAAATCTCTGTATAGCATTATGTGGGAAAAATATAGTAAGATATTTAGTcctatataattataaagttTATGAATATTCAGGTACAGAAATGCATAAATCGTACATAACTGCAACTAAGTTTATTACCATTTCGGATAacgtaattttattaacctCTTTAAGTTGTGGTGACAATCTATTTTGTGTGTGGGAATTTGAATTGGAGTactgtttatataaattcaaaagTGATCATATTATATCGCATTTTGATCTCTCCTATTTTGATGACTATTTACATATGTCTTTTCTGGCAGAGGAAAAACATTTggcaaatgaaaaattagatagcaaaaaaattataaaaaaaattgaatggGATGATTCGGAAGATGACACGTATACAGAACGAAGCATATGCGATCCTGTCTATCCTGATCAAACGGATAAAATTCATACAGGAACAAATAAGATGCAAGGCATAGATAATGGCACAGACTCCTTTAAAGATAACTACAATGGggataaaaacaaaaaagataataacagtaatagtaatagtagtaataataataataatgcacATAGCTCATCTACGTACGAAAATGAGAAAGATAGAATCAGCAGTGAATATTTCTCCGGAAGTAACGGTAAGAGGAATAGTGAATCCTGTTCAGGGGAATGTAATTTGAATTATctaaacaagaaaaaaagaaaaaaaaaaatatttgttgaTGATGAAGAAAATCAAGATAACTTCATCAATCTGTCCCATAAAAAGATGGCAAAGGATCGAGATTTAGgcagagaaaataaaagagaagATAAACATGACCAGTACTacgaaagaaaaaaaatagacaAAATGAATTTCATTGATAATTATGCAGAAGAGGATCCAGATGATGTATATAATAGTTATGAAAGTGATAAATACAGAATACATAGTAAGAAACATCTtaccaataaaaaaaatcgtgaagataatgaatataacaaaaaggaatataatatacaaaattttataaataaaaataaagatgttataatgaataatagAGAAAGTGGATATTTTGAGGACAACAGTTATTTATTTGATAATGACGATGATCAAAAAAGTGTAACTGCCTTTAACagttatattaaagaaaaatttgaacaattagaaaaattgaagaaaCAAGTAGACATGTTACAAAAACAAGTGAAGagttttacaaaaattaaccTTGAcgattttattgttttatgcCCAGGATTATGCGAAGAAccagaaaatataaatgatcaGTGGTGTATGTTTTGGAATGATATAGGACAtataaccaaaaaaaaagaaggaaataagacatatatatatattttcctatttAGAGGTGAAGACGttggaaagaaaaaaattacagatatatataatgttacaTCTGCATCGTTAAGTGCATATGGATTTGCATTGGCATCCAATCCTTATGAAAAAACTATTTCAAAAAGTAATAGtatattatgttttcatAACTTAAAAGATAATGTTATATGGAATAAATATTTGCCAAGTGAGGAATTAATAAAAGGGGTGGCAAATGGAAATAATTTTGTAGCAATAGTTACATCGAACAATTTTCTTAGAATATATTCTGCATATGGTTATATTAtcaatacatttttattgaaaGGTATACCTGTAGCTCTTTGTGCATATGACTATTTACTTTTTGTAATTACTTGTCCGtacatttttgaaaatgtGTATAGTTAcaacataaataatacttATAATTGTACACTTTATAAGGTTTACGAAAATTTTACTGATTTAAAACCAAGCAAATATAACACATATCATATTACCATACTATATGATGATGTTTTATCCCTCCCCTCTTGTCATTATTTGAATTGGGTAAATATATCCAACTTCGGTATTCCATATGTCAGAGATACATCCAATTTTATATACGGCTTATATCCtgtgtttaaaaaaaataataatatcgtTTATGATTGGGTACCTATATTTGACCTAAACAATTTGAATACATATAACCAGATGGATAAGTCTAAATACCAACACGCAGAACAGCAGAATGGAAATAcactaaataaaaatgagcaagttgctaataaaaaaattcataatgaTCTATATGAtgaagatgaaaaaatagaaaataataaggaTGATGCTAAGAAAAATAGGGATAGCCATCCTGATGATGAAATGGGAACAAACTCGCAGTGTGTTTACTATCCTTTATATTTTGACAACTTTGAACAAATATCAGTTATCagattaaagaaaaatgaaatagaaCCGAGATCTAACAAAATAGAAAGTTGTCTTGGATATAacgtagaaaaaaaatatattgtaatgAGTGAATGTAATGTtatgaaatatgaaaaacttgttaaattattacaaGCCAATCCTAATTTATCTCTAGATAATGATTCAAACAAAAACGAATCAGCTACTTTATTGCCGTGGGAACAATATGACGAAATGAGATCTCGAGTAGATCTTTACTGCAAACagttatttgtaaatatttcttatgaTTACATGAATgatggtaaaaataaaagtgcAGTTGATACCTTAAaatctttaaataaattatacgaTAAATGGATCATGCGAATGTTTGCTATacttaaaaatgataaaaagaatCAAAAATTAGCTGTTAAAGTATCACGACTGTTTAAGAATATCAAAAACATGATGTTGTCCTTGAGTCTTGTAGATGATGAATATAGTACATTACATAGTGAAATTACgaatgaatatttaaaaagacagattaaagatgaaaattataaaaattataaacaaaatcaTACTTACGAGGAAGATTATAAGGATGATGAACAAAAACGCAAAGAGATGTACGacaaatattataagaataatcaaaatatatcagaagatgaaaagaaaattttttcgGATACTAAACAAACTGGTTACTTATATAAGAACTCGACAAAGGATCAAGTAGAAAATGAtaaggaaaagaaagaaaatcaTTTCTTAGATAAATTCTTCACAGGAGTTACTAAAAACCAAAGTGTTGATAACCTCTTTTCGCAAGAAAAGAAAATCTctcaaattaaaaaaaaaagcaccTTAGAAAACTTTTTTTCAGAATTGAAGGAAGAATAA